The window AAAAGGAAAATCTAGAAATAATTTTGCTAAGTCTGTTTCTAAAAAGTCatctttattaattttttttataacaatGGTTTAGAATACATCCAAAGTGTTTCAAAAACTATTTTGAATGATtgtgaaaaattaaacaagtgAAAAGTTAAACCAAACAAACATATCCATGATCCATAGTTATTGTACTTGTAAGtttgtaatattttaattcCTAAACTTAGGACATGTAAGAATAAAATCATTATACTTGTAAAGGTaatattttacaaaattaagtTTTGATTTGGATCAAGAACATAGCTAAtattacaaatttgaaaatatataaagtaaattttgaaaacaaaaaattgttattttgtGTGGGGGTGGGGTGGGGTGGGGAGCAGTGATAAAAGATTCACGTAGTTGGCAAGACAAAATAAAATAGACATTAGATCTTCCCTACGATTGAAATAGGATTTGAAATAAATACTAATTTTCCATATATTTATTTCCTTTCTAAAAATGtatagaaatatatattttattatatatatatatatatatattaaatagatGAAAGTGTAGAGTATAaatacatattttatttttagtttaggAAACTTTGAGCGTAATTTACGAATAGTCCCCGAAGATACGGCACGTATGATTGGAGATGTCTAATGAACCCGGTCCAACATGGCAACCAAAATTTAGGCAAATTGGCCCTTCCAAAATGGGCCCCCACTGGGCCCAATTAGCCCATTGACCCGGCCCAAGTTTTCCTCTTCAAAAATCACTCCATTGCACCTCTCTTGGCTCTTCAAGCGCATtctcgtcttcttcttcttcttcttcttttccttcgtCCTCTTCTCCAATGGAGTCTTCTCCAGACGACATCGCCGACGACCTGCAAAGCCTCAGCTTCAACTCTACTAACACCAACCGCAGCACCAGCTCCGGCTCTGAGACCACTCTCACCGCCTCCTCTTCCTCCCTTAACATCCCTTCCATTCTCAGTAAACCTCACGCGCCTTCCTCCGACCCTTGCTGGTCCGCTGTTAACCGGATCCGATCCGAATCTTCGTTTCGCCAACTCGCCTTCTCTGACCTTAAGTTCTTCCACCGCCTCGGCTCCGGTGACATTGGCTCCGTCTACCTCTCCGGTCTCAAGTCCGCTGGAACTGATGGATGCTTGTTTGCGGCGAAGGTAATGGATAAGAAGGAACTGGCGAGTCGGAGTAAAGAAGGAAGAGCGAGGACTGAGAGGGAGATTTTGGAGTCTTTGGACCATCCATTTCTACCGACGCTTTATGCTAGTATCGACTCACCGAAGTGGCTCTGTCTCTTGACGGAGTTTTGTCCCGGCGGCGACCTCCATGTTCTCCGACAACGGCAACCTAACAAACGATTCGATGAACTCGCCGTGAGGTGCGTACAATAGCAAATCAatgaatcatcatcatcatcatcattcatCTCTTTAGTTCCGATTCCAATTTCATTATATTATAATTGCACGCACAAAGTACATTATACAAATTACAACTCCAGAGAgtgaacttttctttttctttttttttttcgaaataaataattttgaaattatggGATTGGGTACTCGGGTTGGGCTCTGGTGCGGGCGAGTGTAGAGTAAGACGGGAAGATGCATGCTCAGGAAAAGTGACGATACGAGGGAAGGGGCCCACATTCTGACATGACCGGTATGAGGGTCAGAGGTGGGGACCAGCAGGTTGGTCATTGTCGTTTGAGGGATTTGATGGGAATATGATGTTACTGTGGCAGTGTTGGCACTGGATTATCTTTAGCTTCGTTAATGGAAGAAGGGTGGATAGGACAGTTAATTTAGAGAGAAACTGGGACTGTTCATGAGTGCTTTCTTGGACTTTGTGATCTGATGAGGCAAGGTCCACGTGAGCTCGAGAGTCGATGTCCCTGGGCTCTCCAATAGGATCCAAATTAGAAGGTCAATGTTCGTTTTCTCTGCTgactttttagtttttttttttaaaattaattaataattttactGCCAGCGGTGTTTTGAGAAATTTGTTCCAAGTGGAGCAACCACGAAAGCTCAAATCACTGGGTGGACCAGAAATGTCATCTTAAGGTGCTGTTTGTGagttgtttttattaaaaacttGTTTTAGAACGAAGCATCTGAGAAATCATGTTAGTTatttttctcaattaatttttaTGAAGGATCCATACGATAAGAGTATTCAAAATTGTTTTTATAGTGATTATTCGAGACAAACCTGTACATACAAATTTTTATCCTTCATGACAAGTGGTGGTTTTGATaatattcttaaaataaatttagaataATGTATGTATAAGTATTTATTGAACTTTTACGATGCTTGGGTTATTTTCagtaattttgtaaaaaaaacaaCTTATGAGTTGGAGTTAGATTTGTTTAGTTGGGTCGATCGTGAAAATagttaataaattataaaattgatgtttttAGTTGGAGGATCCATAAATTTCTTAATCTAAACAAGAAATGAAGTTATTACTCATTCTCTCCTCAACTCTTATTCCTTAGTCCAAATATGTCCTTATAGGTAACCTTCGCTTCCTTGAAGGAAAAAAAGTGACCCATTTAACTATTTTAGTTAGTTTGTACTTTGACCATGTCGGTTTGGATGGCGTTGTGTGGAAGAAGTATAGGAGGGTCCCCATCGCATTAATTATTTGTTAATTGACAATTTATTCTCTCTGGAAACAAAGGCAACTACCCCTAAAGTCTCCATTGGTGGAGAAAAGCCAGCTCATATTGAATTATATCCATCTATTATTATGCCATACCAGCTGGTTAGATAAACTCCTACTAAACTTTCACTTAGTTTCATGGCAAGGCGTCATAATTTTTGTGCAAGTCCCATAAGTTTTTGCAGGTTGTCTTAATTTATTATAGAAAAAGTTTGCCACCATACTAGCAAGTAAAGTAAAtgaaccaaaataaataaatcagaGAAAAAGTAATGGTAAGTATGCTTGTTAATGTTTGTCCATTTATTACTATTGCCCGCAAAATAGTTCTCTATCTTACTTCAACAATTAGTTTtgctttatttattattttttgtggGGGTGGGGGCAGTGATGATGTAGGGTCCAAGACAGGCACTATAAATACATACATTAGAAGTTCATATGGCCAAAATATCAAACTGGCATACAAACAATTCTAGTGGTTACTCTTTAGCATCAGTGAGGGGCTCACATGTCCTTTCTTCAAGATTTTGAGATCTCGAAAGGAATTAGAATTCCAAATCACCTAGGTCTGCGTGCTTAAGCTGGATTTGTGGGATCATTTTACGAACCATTTCACAGAAACTTACCCCGGACAGCCCTTCTGTTTCCAATCTAAGATGGCCAATCCCTCATCGTCCATCTCGCGTTTTGTCAAATCTTCAAAATGTTCTGTAATAAGTTAATAACCATGTGATATGCAAGAATCCAAGGATTCCCATGTTACAATAATAATGGGGAAGGTTCTCTTTCGGATGATTTAAAATGTGAAAgcacattatttttttaatatcctTATTGTGTGACAACTTTAACTAGCCAGGCTGAGGAGACGAGACATAGATACAATAAAAAGGGAAATTTTTTGGAGCCACTCCACGTAATACCAATACCATTGATTTAGCTATGTGGTCGGCCCACAAGCTAAAAGCCTAAAAAGTCTACAGACACTTCGTTATTTCTTTCTTGttcttttgctatttttgttCTGTATATAGGGCCAATAGGAATAGCCATTTCCCCAGACATGCTAGGGTTTGATGTtttgtttctctcttttctctctctcgcGCTCTCCTGTCTGCTTTTGACTTTGTGTCAAGTCTCCGTCACACTATATTTTATCATTTCTTATAGTTTTGATTGACATTTGTTGTTTGCTTTGTAGATTCTATGCATCGGAGATAGTGGTTGCTATCGAATACCTTCACATGATGGGGATCGTTTACCGCGATCTGAAGCCGGAAAATGTACTGGTACGATCGGACGGCCATATCATGCTCACTGATTTTGATCTCTCTTTGAAGTGCGAGGATTCAACGGCGACCCCA is drawn from Cucumis melo cultivar AY chromosome 11, USDA_Cmelo_AY_1.0, whole genome shotgun sequence and contains these coding sequences:
- the LOC103497956 gene encoding serine/threonine-protein kinase D6PKL2, with the translated sequence MESSPDDIADDLQSLSFNSTNTNRSTSSGSETTLTASSSSLNIPSILSKPHAPSSDPCWSAVNRIRSESSFRQLAFSDLKFFHRLGSGDIGSVYLSGLKSAGTDGCLFAAKVMDKKELASRSKEGRARTEREILESLDHPFLPTLYASIDSPKWLCLLTEFCPGGDLHVLRQRQPNKRFDELAVRFYASEIVVAIEYLHMMGIVYRDLKPENVLVRSDGHIMLTDFDLSLKCEDSTATPQVINAKNPMNGTAPLKDYQIDAPPFTSSSCILPNCIVPAVSCFNPKRKRKKKSGHRNGPEFVAEPVDVRSMSFVGTHEYLAPEIVSGEGHGSAVDWWTLGVFVFELFYGVTPFRGMDNELTLANIVARALEFPKEPAVPTAAKDLISQLLIKDPSRRLGSTTGSSAIKHHSFFQGVNWALLRCTSPPFTPPPFSREKIASDESCTEAPVEYY